Proteins from one Staphylococcus sp. IVB6214 genomic window:
- a CDS encoding MFS transporter: MTSVDAKSKNQKSKVDKFNEIENPKLPFREKLAYGFGDLGNGLMFDMGQIYLLKFFTDILGISAFYGGLVFLVSKIFDAFVDTGVGTYVDSRQNIGPKGKFRPFILYGTVPLALLTVLTFISPNLEYTGKVIWAFSTYMAFNMAYSIVNIPYGSLSASMTLNSDDRTQLSVFRNLGSQAAMFISGIVVIPLVSAFPNHAVGYPVVVAGLATVGVILHIICYKGVKERHVVKRSNQKGLGKKAFLNLLKNEAFAALAIYTLLTIMAMFLKQSAQLYYFEYVMGKSNLVGVVSALNFAVLLPALFLTTYLSKWFGKKNTAMIGVSGFIIFEALNYFLFGDNYVTFLIVNTISAFFLVIPNTVTWAFIADVVEYGQWKSGIRSEGIIYSSYSFTRKVSQALAGFIPGLSLTMIGYQPNVQQTADTIHGLKILFFAVPAVASLIALIIFFIGYPLTDKKHKKIVKELALRDEL, translated from the coding sequence ATGACGTCAGTAGATGCTAAATCAAAAAACCAAAAATCAAAAGTTGATAAGTTCAATGAAATTGAAAATCCAAAGTTACCATTCCGCGAGAAACTAGCCTATGGATTTGGTGATTTAGGAAACGGACTTATGTTTGATATGGGTCAAATTTATTTATTAAAGTTTTTTACAGATATTTTAGGAATTTCCGCATTTTATGGTGGTCTTGTATTTTTAGTTTCAAAAATATTTGATGCATTTGTTGATACAGGTGTAGGAACATATGTTGACTCACGTCAAAACATCGGGCCTAAAGGGAAGTTCAGACCGTTTATTTTATATGGAACAGTGCCACTTGCATTGCTAACCGTACTGACTTTCATTTCACCTAACTTGGAATATACCGGCAAAGTCATTTGGGCATTTTCCACATATATGGCATTCAACATGGCATACTCTATTGTTAATATTCCATATGGCTCTTTATCTGCATCAATGACTTTAAACTCGGATGATCGTACACAATTGTCTGTATTCCGTAACTTAGGATCGCAAGCAGCAATGTTTATTTCAGGTATTGTTGTTATTCCACTTGTCAGTGCATTTCCGAATCATGCTGTTGGATATCCTGTTGTAGTTGCTGGTCTTGCAACAGTTGGTGTCATTCTTCATATCATTTGTTACAAAGGCGTTAAAGAGCGACATGTAGTAAAAAGAAGTAACCAAAAAGGACTCGGTAAAAAAGCATTTTTAAACTTACTTAAAAATGAAGCATTTGCTGCACTAGCAATTTACACACTATTAACTATTATGGCAATGTTCTTAAAACAATCTGCACAATTATATTATTTTGAATACGTTATGGGGAAATCAAATTTAGTCGGTGTTGTCAGTGCGCTTAACTTCGCAGTTTTATTACCTGCACTCTTTTTAACAACTTATTTGAGTAAATGGTTTGGTAAGAAAAACACAGCAATGATTGGTGTGTCAGGATTTATTATCTTTGAGGCACTTAACTATTTCTTATTCGGTGATAACTACGTCACATTTTTAATAGTAAATACTATTTCTGCATTCTTCTTAGTGATTCCTAATACAGTGACATGGGCGTTTATCGCTGATGTAGTTGAATATGGACAATGGAAGTCAGGTATCCGTTCAGAAGGGATTATCTATTCTAGTTACAGTTTTACGAGAAAAGTGTCTCAGGCATTAGCAGGATTTATTCCCGGACTTTCATTAACGATGATTGGTTATCAGCCAAATGTTCAGCAAACAGCTGATACAATACACGGTTTAAAAATATTATTCTTTGCGGTTCCGGCCGTAGCAAGTTTAATAGCATTGATTATTTTCTTTATTGGCTATCCATTAACAGATAAAAAACATAAAAAAATTGTTAAAGAACTTGCATTAAGAGACGAACTATAA
- the uxaC gene encoding glucuronate isomerase: MQFITDHFMLHNETARTLYEKYAKNMPIYDYHCHLDPKQISENRHFDNITDLWLGGDHYKWRAMRAQGVEEYYITGEASPKEKFRKWAETLENTIGNPLYHWSHLELKMYFDIDTLLTRDNADEVYEYANKYLETHHVTTQTLIESSNVSLICTTDHPNDNLQYHEEIKKQTDFKTAVLPAFRPDDLFKVDQPIFKEFVVELEKLTRKIESPEALIQAVVQRIDYFHERGGRLADHGLEEIHYASYEIEDIRKIFDKALSNASVTRQEKFQFQTFVLYELSKAYYERQWVMQIHFGAIRNNNTCAFEQLGADAGFDSIRDQENLAYHLNHTLDMMERDGHLPKTILYNLNPIYNDIVGSTIANFQTESGIRSKVQHGAGWWFNDTKQGMLRQMSSLADQGLIHHFVGMLTDSRSFISYSRHDYFRRILCTWIGGLVENGEIPNNDEILKRLIQDICYNNAFHYFKLIEEE, translated from the coding sequence ATGCAATTTATAACAGATCATTTTATGTTGCATAATGAAACAGCACGTACTTTGTATGAGAAATACGCTAAAAATATGCCGATTTATGATTATCATTGCCATTTAGATCCAAAACAGATTAGTGAAAATAGACATTTTGATAATATTACTGATTTGTGGTTAGGTGGCGATCATTATAAATGGCGTGCCATGCGAGCACAAGGGGTTGAAGAATACTATATCACTGGTGAAGCTTCACCCAAAGAGAAGTTTCGCAAGTGGGCAGAAACATTGGAAAACACGATTGGCAATCCTTTATATCACTGGTCACATTTAGAATTGAAGATGTATTTTGATATTGACACATTGCTTACGAGAGACAATGCTGATGAAGTTTATGAGTATGCGAATAAGTATCTAGAAACACATCATGTCACAACACAAACTTTAATTGAGTCATCAAATGTCTCACTTATTTGTACGACGGATCATCCGAATGACAATTTACAATATCATGAAGAAATAAAGAAACAAACAGATTTTAAAACGGCAGTATTACCAGCTTTTAGACCTGATGACTTATTTAAAGTTGATCAGCCAATTTTTAAAGAATTCGTTGTTGAATTAGAAAAATTGACGCGAAAAATTGAATCACCAGAAGCGTTGATACAAGCAGTTGTTCAACGTATCGATTACTTCCATGAAAGAGGTGGTCGCCTTGCTGATCATGGTTTAGAAGAAATACATTATGCATCATATGAGATAGAAGATATCCGAAAAATATTTGATAAAGCATTGAGTAATGCGTCTGTTACGAGACAAGAGAAGTTTCAATTTCAAACATTTGTGTTGTATGAATTGAGTAAGGCTTATTATGAACGTCAATGGGTGATGCAAATTCACTTCGGTGCGATTCGTAATAATAACACATGTGCTTTTGAACAATTAGGTGCAGATGCTGGATTTGATTCTATTAGAGATCAAGAGAACTTAGCATATCACTTGAATCATACATTAGACATGATGGAACGTGATGGTCATTTGCCTAAAACAATCTTGTACAACTTAAACCCAATTTATAACGATATTGTTGGTTCTACGATTGCTAACTTCCAAACTGAATCAGGTATTCGTAGCAAAGTACAACATGGTGCTGGATGGTGGTTTAATGATACAAAACAAGGCATGTTAAGACAGATGTCATCATTGGCAGATCAAGGTTTGATTCATCACTTTGTTGGTATGTTAACAGATTCAAGAAGTTTTATATCTTATTCACGTCATGATTACTTTAGACGTATTTTGTGTACATGGATAGGCGGTTTAGTAGAAAATGGTGAAATTCCAAATAATGATGAGATATTAAAGCGTTTAATTCAAGACATATGCTATAACAATGCATTTCATTATTTCAAATTAATAGAGGAGGAATAA
- the uxuA gene encoding mannonate dehydratase translates to MKMTFRWYGKEDPISLEYIRQIPGMKGIVSAIYDVPVGEVWPMEKITALKEEVEAAGLELSVIESVPVHEDIKLGKPSRDRLIENYCQTLRNLGKAGIKTVCYNFMPVFDWTRSQLDYRLEDGSTCLIYDEEDIAKMNPLSGELSLPGWDSSYTKEDMKQLFDDYAEVDEEQLWENLAYFINKVIPVAEEEDVLMAIHPDDPPWNIFGLPRIITTKENLERFINLYDSKSNGLTMCSGSLGADRNNDFVDMLKYFGDKGRVHFVHARNVKLIGDKSFQESAHLSEKGSIDMYEVVKAMHSFGYEGPIRPDHGRMIWGETGKPGYGLYDRALGATYLNGLYEAVWKSNK, encoded by the coding sequence ATGAAAATGACTTTTAGATGGTACGGAAAAGAAGATCCAATTAGTTTGGAATATATCCGTCAAATACCTGGAATGAAGGGGATTGTTAGTGCAATCTATGACGTACCTGTTGGTGAAGTTTGGCCGATGGAAAAAATTACAGCACTGAAAGAAGAAGTAGAAGCGGCAGGATTGGAATTATCAGTCATTGAAAGTGTACCGGTTCATGAAGATATCAAATTAGGGAAACCTTCACGTGATCGTTTGATTGAGAATTATTGTCAAACATTACGTAATTTAGGAAAAGCTGGCATTAAAACAGTATGTTATAACTTTATGCCAGTCTTTGACTGGACACGTTCTCAATTAGATTATCGATTAGAAGATGGGTCTACTTGTTTGATTTATGATGAAGAAGATATTGCAAAAATGAATCCATTGAGCGGTGAATTATCATTACCGGGTTGGGATTCAAGTTATACGAAGGAAGATATGAAACAGTTATTCGATGACTATGCCGAAGTAGATGAAGAACAGTTATGGGAAAATCTTGCTTACTTTATTAACAAAGTAATTCCTGTTGCAGAAGAAGAAGATGTTCTAATGGCTATTCATCCGGATGATCCACCATGGAATATTTTTGGATTACCTCGTATTATTACGACAAAAGAAAATCTTGAGCGTTTTATTAATCTATATGATTCTAAGAGCAATGGCTTAACGATGTGTTCAGGATCATTAGGCGCTGATCGTAATAATGACTTTGTAGATATGTTGAAATACTTTGGAGACAAAGGACGTGTCCATTTTGTCCATGCACGTAATGTGAAATTAATAGGAGACAAGTCATTCCAAGAGTCTGCACATTTATCTGAAAAAGGCTCTATTGATATGTATGAAGTGGTTAAAGCAATGCATAGCTTTGGTTATGAAGGACCTATTCGTCCAGATCATGGTCGTATGATTTGGGGAGAAACGGGTAAACCGGGATATGGTTTATACGATCGAGCATTAGGTGCCACATATCTTAATGGTTTGTATGAAGCAGTGTGGAAGTCTAACAAATAG
- a CDS encoding SDR family oxidoreductase, whose product MKLPFQINLENKVAVVTGGTGVIGSEMSKALAQCGAKVAMVGITDDSKDLVSDIEAMGGEAKVFLGDVTNKDEMERVRTEVHDTFGTVDILVNGAGGNSPRGTTDDERYNTDNDKSSKTFFDLDAKSVGFVMDLNFLGTFIPSQVFGADMVDKSEAAIVNISSMNAFTPLTKIPAYSGAKSAVSNFTQWLSVYFSKTNIRVNAIAPGFLITAQNESLLLNEDGSYTARSEKILNATPMERFGKPEELIGALLFLVDTQSASFINGVVLPVDGGFNAYSGV is encoded by the coding sequence ATGAAATTACCTTTTCAAATAAATTTAGAGAATAAAGTTGCAGTTGTGACAGGCGGTACCGGGGTCATTGGTAGTGAGATGTCTAAAGCACTCGCACAATGTGGTGCGAAAGTAGCGATGGTCGGTATTACAGATGACTCAAAAGACCTTGTTTCTGATATAGAAGCGATGGGTGGAGAAGCAAAAGTCTTTTTAGGTGATGTAACGAACAAAGATGAGATGGAGCGTGTTAGAACAGAAGTACATGATACATTTGGGACTGTCGATATCTTAGTGAATGGCGCTGGTGGTAATTCACCACGTGGTACAACAGATGATGAAAGATACAATACTGATAATGATAAGAGCAGCAAAACATTTTTTGACTTAGATGCTAAAAGTGTAGGATTTGTAATGGATCTGAACTTTTTAGGGACATTTATTCCGTCACAAGTGTTTGGTGCGGATATGGTGGATAAATCAGAGGCAGCTATTGTTAATATTTCATCTATGAATGCATTTACGCCACTTACAAAAATTCCGGCATATAGTGGTGCCAAGTCAGCTGTTAGCAACTTTACACAATGGTTAAGTGTTTACTTCTCAAAAACGAATATTCGCGTGAATGCAATTGCACCTGGTTTTTTAATTACCGCACAAAATGAAAGTTTATTATTAAATGAAGACGGCAGTTATACAGCACGTTCAGAAAAGATATTAAATGCAACACCAATGGAACGTTTCGGTAAACCAGAAGAATTGATAGGTGCATTGTTATTCTTAGTTGATACGCAAAGTGCAAGCTTTATTAATGGTGTTGTGTTACCGGTTGATGGTGGTTTTAATGCCTATTCTGGCGTTTAA
- the uidA gene encoding beta-glucuronidase — MLYPINTESRQVIDLSGVWQFKLVQRDEVVDPKKPLDTDQVMAVPGSYNDQGIIQEIRQHVGDVWYERHFVISRQMRDERIVLRFGSATHHATVYIDGEEVVTHSGGFLPFEVDISQYAVGAHRLTVKVNNILTYETLPVGTFEEVERNGKTILKNSPNFDFFNYAGLHRPVKIYTTPKCYIQDIRIVPTVKDNGTSDVRYEIDVAGDTASVDRIKISVVDAKGHVVAEDEGQSGDIHIDSPCLWQPMNAYLYRLEVALYHEDTCIDVYEERFGIRSVEVKDGQFLINGSPFYFKGFGKHEDTYYHGRGLNETANVLDINLMKWIGANSFRTSHYPYSEEMMRLADEQGIVVIDETTAVGLHLNFMATLGGTSDNDTWKGLKTHQAHREVIEGLIQRDKNHACVVMWSIANEPESNAPGAKEYFAPFVQLARDLDPQQRPVTIVTILTASPETCEVQDLIDVICLNRYYGWYTQTGDLEGAKEALAKELDTWTEKQPGKPIMFTEYGADTIAGFHAIDDQVFTEEYQLAYYKANHEVVDRYPNFVGEQTWNFADFETSNGIFRAQGNKKGIFTRERRPKLIAHYFKERWHEIPDFGYKTK, encoded by the coding sequence ATGTTATATCCAATAAATACAGAATCTAGACAAGTGATTGATCTTTCAGGTGTTTGGCAGTTTAAACTTGTACAAAGAGATGAAGTCGTTGATCCCAAAAAACCTTTAGATACTGACCAAGTAATGGCAGTTCCTGGTTCATATAATGATCAAGGAATCATACAAGAAATTCGACAACATGTTGGAGACGTATGGTATGAACGTCATTTTGTTATTTCAAGACAAATGAGAGATGAACGTATTGTATTACGATTTGGCTCAGCGACACATCATGCAACTGTCTATATCGATGGTGAAGAAGTAGTGACACATTCAGGAGGTTTTTTACCATTTGAAGTTGATATTAGTCAATATGCAGTAGGTGCACATCGTCTGACAGTAAAAGTCAATAATATTTTGACGTATGAGACGTTACCAGTAGGTACATTTGAAGAAGTAGAACGCAATGGTAAGACGATCTTAAAAAATAGTCCGAACTTTGACTTTTTCAACTATGCAGGGTTGCATCGTCCTGTGAAAATATACACAACACCGAAATGTTATATTCAAGACATTCGTATTGTACCAACAGTAAAAGACAATGGTACAAGTGATGTAAGATATGAAATTGATGTAGCAGGAGACACAGCATCAGTTGATCGTATTAAGATATCAGTTGTAGATGCCAAAGGTCATGTAGTCGCAGAAGATGAAGGTCAATCAGGTGATATTCATATTGATAGTCCGTGTTTATGGCAACCGATGAATGCATATTTATATCGATTAGAAGTTGCGTTATATCATGAAGACACATGTATTGATGTTTATGAAGAGCGCTTCGGTATTCGTTCAGTTGAAGTGAAAGATGGTCAATTTTTAATTAATGGAAGTCCATTTTATTTTAAAGGCTTTGGTAAGCATGAAGATACGTATTATCATGGACGTGGTCTTAATGAAACAGCCAATGTTTTAGATATTAACTTGATGAAGTGGATTGGCGCAAACTCATTTAGAACATCACATTATCCATATTCTGAAGAGATGATGCGACTCGCAGATGAACAAGGTATTGTTGTGATTGATGAGACGACAGCAGTTGGCTTACACTTGAACTTTATGGCAACGCTAGGTGGCACGAGTGACAATGATACTTGGAAAGGGTTAAAAACACATCAAGCACACCGAGAAGTGATTGAAGGATTGATTCAGCGGGATAAAAACCATGCTTGCGTTGTCATGTGGTCAATTGCGAATGAACCTGAGTCAAATGCACCGGGTGCTAAAGAATACTTTGCGCCATTTGTACAACTGGCAAGAGACTTAGATCCACAACAACGACCTGTGACAATTGTAACAATATTAACTGCTAGTCCAGAAACTTGTGAAGTACAAGACTTAATTGATGTAATTTGCTTAAATCGTTATTATGGCTGGTACACACAAACAGGTGATTTGGAAGGGGCAAAAGAAGCACTGGCAAAAGAGTTGGATACATGGACTGAGAAGCAACCTGGTAAACCAATAATGTTTACAGAGTATGGCGCAGATACAATTGCAGGATTCCATGCAATTGACGACCAAGTATTTACGGAAGAGTATCAATTAGCATATTACAAAGCAAATCATGAAGTTGTCGATCGATATCCAAACTTTGTTGGAGAACAAACTTGGAACTTTGCTGACTTTGAAACAAGCAATGGTATTTTCCGAGCGCAAGGCAATAAAAAAGGTATATTCACACGTGAACGTAGACCGAAATTGATTGCGCATTATTTCAAAGAACGTTGGCATGAAATTCCTGATTTTGGTTATAAAACGAAATAG
- a CDS encoding type I toxin-antitoxin system Fst family toxin produces the protein MICVLENIAVGIISGCIVAIFAQWLGNRNKQK, from the coding sequence ATGATTTGCGTACTGGAGAATATTGCAGTCGGAATCATCAGCGGCTGTATTGTTGCGATTTTTGCTCAATGGCTAGGTAATCGTAACAAGCAAAAATAA
- the folE2 gene encoding GTP cyclohydrolase FolE2 → MTEFDLSTREGRWKHFGSVDPIKGTKPTTKAEMTDLQSTHKNFLFEIEQVGIKNLVYPVWIDQFQTAGNFSFSTSLNQDEKGINMSRILEAVESEYDNGIRLDFDALTSLLHTLKSRMNQHSAGVDVSGKWFFNRLSPVTGIKAVGHADVTYGLAVQDDKVARKTLTLTAAVTTLCPCSKEISEYSAHNQRGIITVKAYIDQHTTLPSDYKEVLLDAMEANASSMLYPILKRPDEKSVTERAYENPRFVEDLIRLIAADLVEVTWLTGFDIECRNEESIHQHDAFAKLTYRQP, encoded by the coding sequence ATGACTGAATTTGATTTATCAACGCGTGAAGGACGTTGGAAACACTTTGGTTCCGTGGACCCGATTAAAGGGACAAAGCCAACAACCAAAGCAGAGATGACGGACCTTCAAAGTACGCATAAAAACTTTTTGTTTGAAATTGAACAAGTAGGTATCAAAAACCTTGTTTATCCTGTATGGATTGACCAGTTTCAAACTGCCGGTAACTTCAGCTTTTCAACGAGCTTAAATCAAGATGAAAAGGGCATTAACATGAGTCGTATTCTAGAAGCAGTAGAATCAGAATACGATAATGGTATTCGCTTAGATTTTGATGCACTCACGTCACTTTTGCATACACTTAAGTCACGCATGAACCAACACAGTGCTGGAGTCGATGTCTCAGGCAAATGGTTTTTCAATCGACTCAGTCCTGTTACAGGTATCAAAGCAGTCGGTCATGCAGACGTGACATATGGCTTAGCTGTACAAGATGATAAAGTGGCACGTAAAACGCTCACTTTGACAGCTGCTGTTACAACACTTTGTCCGTGTTCAAAAGAAATCAGTGAATATTCTGCGCATAACCAACGTGGTATTATCACTGTCAAAGCTTATATTGATCAACATACGACACTACCGTCAGACTACAAGGAAGTCTTATTAGATGCGATGGAAGCCAATGCTAGCTCAATGTTATACCCTATCTTAAAAAGACCGGATGAAAAGAGCGTTACAGAACGTGCCTATGAAAACCCACGATTTGTTGAAGATTTAATTCGACTCATTGCAGCCGATTTGGTAGAAGTAACATGGCTCACAGGCTTTGATATTGAATGTCGTAATGAAGAGTCAATCCATCAACATGATGCTTTTGCAAAATTAACATATCGCCAACCGTAA